In one Brassica oleracea var. oleracea cultivar TO1000 chromosome C9, BOL, whole genome shotgun sequence genomic region, the following are encoded:
- the LOC106316545 gene encoding ethylene-responsive transcription factor ERF026-like: MADPKDPFTEPKPISQASSSSVTIVPAHTCGYSLSESSTCEHSCPLATVSFAAASSTTSSNDNVILMATTEAGPTPRRKKHPIYRGIRCRSGKWVSEIREPKKTTRVWLGTYTTPEMAAAAYDVAALALKGREAVLNFPESVGSYPLPVSSSAAHIRMAAATAAATVGAEAAAAAANAAVKGREKEVEEVAEVVGSSAMEFVDEEELLNMHGLLEEMAKGMMVAPPWIGSPPSDDSPENSQEESLWSY, from the coding sequence ATGGCTGACCCTAAAGATCCTTTCACTGAACCTAAACCTATAAGCCAAGCTTCTTCATCGTCAGTTACTATTGTCCCAGCTCACACGTGCGGTTACAGTCTCTCAGAGTCATCCACGTGTGAACACTCTTGTCCACTTGCTACTGTCTCTTTTGCGGCTGCTTCTTCTACTACAAGTAGTAACGATAATGTCATCTTAATGGCCACTACCGAGGCCGGCCCTACCCCTCGCCGGAAAAAGCATCCGATTTATCGTGGGATCCGTTGCCGGAGCGGCAAATGGGTCTCCGAGATCCGAGAGCCTAAGAAGACGACACGTGTCTGGCTCGGGACTTATACGACCCCTGAGATGGCTGCCGCCGCCTACGACGTGGCGGCTTTAGCTCTTAAAGGCCGAGAAGCCGTCTTAAACTTCCCGGAGTCTGTCGGGAGTTACCCTCTTCCGGTATCCTCCTCCGCAGCTCATATCCGAATGGCTGCGGCTACGGCGGCTGCTACGGTTGGCGCTGAGGCTGCAGCTGCGGCTGCCAATGCGGCTGTGAAGGGACGTGAAAAAGAGGTTGAGGAAGTTGCCGAGGTGGTGGGATCTTCAGCTATGGAATTTGTGGATGAAGAAGAGCTATTGAACATGCATGGTTTGCTAGAGGAGATGGCGAAGGGGATGATGGTGGCTCCGCCGTGGATAGGGTCTCCTCCGTCCGATGATTCGCCGGAGAATTCCCAGGAAGAGAGTCTCTGGAGTTACTGA
- the LOC106315635 gene encoding ABC transporter I family member 1, whose amino-acid sequence MSPWNPPTPRLLLKNVSCMRNAQQILRHVNVSLHDGGALVLTGTNGSGKSTFLRMLAGFSKPSAGEILWNGHDITQSGIFQQYKLQLNWISLKDAIKERFTVLDNVQWFELLENKIGKAQPALELMGLGRLVKEKSRMLSMGQRKRLQLARLLAIDRPIWLLDEPSVALDDEGVRLLEYVIGEHRKKGGIVIVATHLPIEIEDAMILRLPPRFPRKMTLIDMLDRADIS is encoded by the coding sequence ATGTCTCCATGGAACCCTCCAACCCCTCGTCTCCTCCTCAAAAACGTCTCCTGCATGAGAAACGCCCAGCAGATCCTCCGACACGTCAACGTATCCCTCCACGACGGCGGCGCGCTCGTCCTAACCGGAACCAACGGATCCGGCAAATCAACCTTCCTGAGAATGCTCGCCGGGTTCTCAAAGCCCTCCGCGGGGGAAATCCTCTGGAACGGCCACGACATCACGCAATCAGGGATCTTCCAGCAGTACAAACTCCAGCTCAACTGGATCTCTCTGAAAGACGCAATCAAGGAGAGGTTCACGGTCCTCGACAACGTCCAGTGGTTCGAGCTCCTCGAGAACAAGATCGGGAAAGCGCAGCCGGCGCTGGAGCTGATGGGGCTAGGGAGGCTGGTGAAGGAGAAGTCGAGGATGCTGTCGATGGGCCAGAGGAAGAGGCTGCAGCTCGCGAGGCTGTTGGCGATTGATAGGCCCATTTGGCTTTTGGATGAGCCCTCCGTTGCGTTGGATGATGAAGGGGTTAGGTTGCTTGAGTATGTTATCGGGGAGCATAGGAAGAAAGGTGGGATTGTGATTGTTGCGACTCATCTTCCGATTGAGATTGAAGATGCTATGATCTTGAGGCTCCCTCCTAGGTTTCCTAGGAAGATGACTTTGATTGATATGCTTGATCGTGCTGACATTTCTTAG